Proteins found in one Zea mays cultivar B73 chromosome 1, Zm-B73-REFERENCE-NAM-5.0, whole genome shotgun sequence genomic segment:
- the LOC100277295 gene encoding uncharacterized protein LOC100277295, whose protein sequence is MGRSGGETAGKRQQFGSMEEFWGFYLSQHSKPGTRRWHFLGTLASLACAVLAAATGRAAVLLAGPILGYGMAWYSHFFLEGNRPATFGHPVWSFLCDLRMFLLILTGRIDAELARLRVRPTAESTDAAAASAHHD, encoded by the coding sequence ATGGGGAGGAGCGGCGGCGAGACCGCGGGGAAGCGGCAGCAGTTCGGGAGCATGGAGGAGTTCTGGGGCTTCTACCTGAGCCAGCACTCCAAGCCGGGCACGCGGCGGTGGCACTTCCTCGGCACGCTGGCCTCGCTCGCCTGCGCGGTGCTCGCGGCCGCCACTGGCCGCGCCGCGGTCCTCCTCGCGGGCCCCATTCTCGGGTACGGCATGGCGTGGTACAGCCACTTCTTCTTGGAGGGCAACCGCCCCGCCACGTTCGGTCACCCCGTGTGGTCCTTCCTCTGCGACCTCCGCATGTTCCTGCTCATCCTCACCGGCCGTATCGACGCCGAGCTCGCACGCCTCCGCGTCCGGCCGACGGCCGAGTCCACCGACGCCGCGGCGGCCTCTGCGCACCATGACTGA
- the LOC100275298 gene encoding uncharacterized LOC100275298 — MSRPPNRSDAHLSAEDEAALEAEVREYYDDAAPKRHTKPSRSEHSAVYVDALVPDVGGNSHPELDKFQELEAHTERLVYEGANVGDEFVETEYYKDLGGVGEQHHTTGTGFIKMDKAKGAPFKLSEDPNAEERHASCRGNPATNEWIPSANTVYPASDKPSRSDS, encoded by the exons ATGTCGAGGCCGCCCAACAGGAGCGACGCGCACCTCTCCGCCGAGGACGAGGCGGCGCTGGAGGCCGAGGTGCGGGAGTACTACGACGACGCGGCGCCAAAGCGCCACACCAAGCCCTCCCGCAGCGAGCACTCCGCCGTGTACGTCGACGCGCTCGTCCCGGACGTCGGCGGCAACTCCCACCCGGAGCTGGACAAGTTCCAAGAGCTGGAAGCACACACCGAG AGGTTGGTGTACGAGGGCGCCAATGTGGGAGATGAGTTCGTGGAGACGGAGTACTACAAGGACCTCGGCGGCGTCGGCGAGCAGCACCACACG ACCGGAACGGGTTTCATCAAGATGGACAAAGCTAAAGGCGCCCCCTTCAAACTGTCTGAAGATCCCAATGCAGAGGAGCGACATGCTTCTTGCAGGGGAAACCCTGCTACCAACGAGTGGATCCCGTCAGCTAACACG GTGTACCCGGCGTCAGACAAGCCAAGCAGAAGCGACAGCTGA